CTTCCCGCCTACTCGTCATCGACGGCCACTCAATGGCGTTCCGCGCCTTCTACGCGCTGCCTCCGGAAAACTTCGCCACCGACACCGGACAGCACACCAATGCGGTCTACGGTTTTGTCTCGATGCTCATCAAAATGATCGAACAGCGCAAACCGACGCATGTGGCCGTTGCCTTCGACCTGGACACCCCCACATTCCGTTCCGAGGAATACAGCGAATACAAAGCCGGGCGGAACAAGACGCCCGAGGAGTTCTACGGGCAGATCAATCTGATCGAGAAGGTCATGGAGGCGATGAACATCCCCTCGATCACCATGGACGGGTTCGAGGCCGACGACATCATTGCCACGCTGGCCCGAGTCGGTGAAGACGAGGGGTGGGACGTTCTGGTCGTCTCGGGAGACCGGGATGCGTTCCAGCTGATCACGGAGAAGACCACGGTCCTTTACCCGAAAAAGGGTATCTCCGATATCCCGCCGATGGATGCGGCAGCAGTCGAGGCTAAGTATTTCGTCCAGCCCGCCCAGTATCCAGATCTCGCAGCGCTGGTCGGGGAGACCGCCGACAACCTGCCGGGCGTTCCCGGCGTCGGGCCCAAAACCGCCGCGAAGTGGATCAACCTCTACGGTGGCCTCGAGGGCATTCTCGATCAGGCGGAATCGATCAAGGGCAAAGTCGGTGAGTCCCTGCGGGCGCACCTCGATGACGTCCGGCGCAACCGGCGGCTGAACCGGTTGCTCACCGATCTAGACCTGCCGGTGGAACTCGGGGCGCTGGAACTGGAGCACCCTAACCAGGACGCCATCGAGGAACTCTTCGACGCCCTGCAATTCAACACGTTGCGCAAACGTCTCTTTGACCTCTTTGGTGCCGACGACTCCGAGCCGGAAGCCGAAATGGATGTCCCGACGCCGTCAGATCTGGATAGCGCCGAGACTCTCACGGGGTGGTTCCGCGAGCAGGGCGCCCACGTGATTGGCGTGCTTCTGGATACCGTGCCCTCCACTGTCAATGGAGACGACGCCGTCGGAATCGCACTCGCCGGAGAATCCGCCACCGGTTACATCGATTTGGAGAAGCTCGACGCCGACGCCGATGCTGCCCTGAGCGGGATCCTCTCCAGTGGTGACTACAAGTTCGCGCTGCACGATTTCAAAGCGGGCTACAAGTTGTTGGCCGATCGCGGCATCGACCTGCGTGGTGTTGTGGACGACACGATGATCTCCGCCTACCTCATCCAGCCGGACCGGCGCAGCCATGAGCTCACGGACATCGCCCAGCACCACCTGAGGCTCTCCCTTGAAGCCGAGGGCAAGGCGCAGGACGGGCAACTGGCTCTCGAGTTCGACGGATCAGGGCATTCCGTGGCCGCTGTGCGAGCTGCCTACATCGTGAGGGAGCTGAGTCTGTACCTGACCGGGCAGGTGCTGGAACGCGGCGCCAATATGTTGCTGGCCGAAATGGAACTTCCCCTTTCCGTGGTGCTGGCCCAGATGGAACGTACTGGCATCGCCGTGGACGCGGTGCAGCTCGATGACCTACTCGCGGATTTCACCACGACCATCGACGGAGCGACTGCAGAAGCGTATGAGGCTATCGGGCACGAGGTGAACCTCGGCTCGCCCAAGCAGTTGCAGGTCGTGCTCTTCGAGGAACTCGGCTTGCCAAAGACCAAGAAGATCAAGACTGGCTACACGACCGACGCTGATTCTCTGGCCGACCTGCTGGCCAAGACGCAACACCCGTTCCTGGCCTCGCTGATGGCCTACCGTGATGCCACTAAACTGCGTCAGACCGTTGAGGGGCTGAAGAAATCCCTGGGCGACGACGGCAGGATCCACACGACCTACGCCCAGACCGTCGCCGCGACCGGGCGGTTGTCCTCACTGAATCCGAACCTGCAGAACATTCCCGTGCGCAGCGAAGCCGGACGACGCATCCGCGAAGTCTTCGTCGTTGGCGAGGGGTACGAGACCCTGCTGACCGCCGACTACTCCCAGATCGAGATGCGCATCATGGCCCACCTCTCCGGCGACGAGGGCCTGATCCAGGCATTCAAGGACGGAGAGGACCTGCACCGTTTCGTCGGTTCGCACGTCTTCGGCGTCGAACCGGCAGACGTCAGTCCGGACATGCGGTCCAAGGTCAAGGCCATGTCCTACGGGCTGGCGTATGGGCTGAGTTCCTTTGGGTTATCCAATCAACTGAATGTCCCCGTCGACGAGGCGCGCGGGCTGATCAGGGACTACTTCGCCCGCTTCGGATCCGTGCGGGACTACCTGCGCACCGTCGTCGATCAGGCGCGCAAGGACGGGTACACCTCCACCATCGAAGGACGCCGCCGCTACCTGCCCGATCTGGCCAGCGACAACCGCCAGTTACGCGACATGGCCGAACGTGCGGCACTGAACGCACCTATCCAAGGTACGGCAGCGGACATCATCAAACGTGCAATGCTTGGGGTTGCCGATGGGTTGCGCGAGCAGCGGTTGGAGTCACGCATGCTGTTGCAGGTCCACGATGAGCTCGTCCTTGAGGTTGCCCCCGGAGAAATCGACGTCGTCTCGGCACTTGTCAGGGAACACATGGGAACGGCAGCGGAGCTCTCCGTCCCGCTCGATGTCCAGATTGGCACCGGGCACAGCTGGCAGGAGGCAGCGCACTAATGAAGACACCGACCACCAAGACCAACGGGCTGCGTCATGAACTCTTCGACGCGGAGGTGCTGTCTGCGGCCGGTGAGGCCGAGCCGGCGCCGAATGCGCGTACCACCAACTGGTTCCGGGCGGTCCGCACCGGATTTCATGCTCAGCCCTTCACAACCGCTGAAGTGGCGCGCATCGCGGCTTCGTACCGAGTCGACGGCCGCCGCCTTCTGGGGGTGTACGACGACGATGCGCCGGCACCTTCCCTGGACCCCAGCATTCCGGTGGCCACCTTCGCGGAATTCAACAAGACTCTCAATACCGGGGCCGGACGGATGCTCGAGAGCCATCTGATCACCGTGGTCACCGTCCGCCCGAGTCACCGTCGACGCGGCATTCTGCGTCGGATGATGACCGATTCCCTGGATCGCGCTCGGGCTGCCGGGCTACCCATGGCGGCGCTCACCGCGACGGAGGGGACGATCTACGGCAGATTCGGTTTTGG
This region of Arthrobacter roseus genomic DNA includes:
- the polA gene encoding DNA polymerase I, yielding MAFRAFYALPPENFATDTGQHTNAVYGFVSMLIKMIEQRKPTHVAVAFDLDTPTFRSEEYSEYKAGRNKTPEEFYGQINLIEKVMEAMNIPSITMDGFEADDIIATLARVGEDEGWDVLVVSGDRDAFQLITEKTTVLYPKKGISDIPPMDAAAVEAKYFVQPAQYPDLAALVGETADNLPGVPGVGPKTAAKWINLYGGLEGILDQAESIKGKVGESLRAHLDDVRRNRRLNRLLTDLDLPVELGALELEHPNQDAIEELFDALQFNTLRKRLFDLFGADDSEPEAEMDVPTPSDLDSAETLTGWFREQGAHVIGVLLDTVPSTVNGDDAVGIALAGESATGYIDLEKLDADADAALSGILSSGDYKFALHDFKAGYKLLADRGIDLRGVVDDTMISAYLIQPDRRSHELTDIAQHHLRLSLEAEGKAQDGQLALEFDGSGHSVAAVRAAYIVRELSLYLTGQVLERGANMLLAEMELPLSVVLAQMERTGIAVDAVQLDDLLADFTTTIDGATAEAYEAIGHEVNLGSPKQLQVVLFEELGLPKTKKIKTGYTTDADSLADLLAKTQHPFLASLMAYRDATKLRQTVEGLKKSLGDDGRIHTTYAQTVAATGRLSSLNPNLQNIPVRSEAGRRIREVFVVGEGYETLLTADYSQIEMRIMAHLSGDEGLIQAFKDGEDLHRFVGSHVFGVEPADVSPDMRSKVKAMSYGLAYGLSSFGLSNQLNVPVDEARGLIRDYFARFGSVRDYLRTVVDQARKDGYTSTIEGRRRYLPDLASDNRQLRDMAERAALNAPIQGTAADIIKRAMLGVADGLREQRLESRMLLQVHDELVLEVAPGEIDVVSALVREHMGTAAELSVPLDVQIGTGHSWQEAAH